The proteins below come from a single Leptotrichia sp. oral taxon 223 genomic window:
- a CDS encoding radical SAM protein — protein MKITFILPAIGKKKGQKYIKTWKNMEPLMIAVLKSLTPEDIETNFMDDRNEFINYEENTDLVVISVETYTAKRAYEIAKKFQKRGIKVLAGGYHPTVEPDECLEHFDSIILGNAESVWTKMLNDLSKNKLEKRYYGVTTSFAMPDRSIYKDRKYSPLALIETGRGCNFGCDFCAIHSYYKKKYFRRPIEEIVQDIKNSGKKYVFFIDDNFVADHKHAIEICKAIAPLNIKWVTQGAITIAKNDELLYWMKKSGCKMILIGYESMNPNILKDMGKGWRSGVGEINELTEKIHSYGIGIYATFVFGYGNDTKETFDETVKFAKKHGFYFAAFNHLVPFPKTGVYRKLREEKRLLSEKWWLDENYPYGRISFLPTDQTPDELSKKCANARKSFFGWASIFKRGFMQLKRNHDLGMFAIFFAQNFNLKKEVMGKYDLPYAQNLDEAPK, from the coding sequence AAAATAACATTTATACTGCCTGCCATTGGGAAGAAAAAAGGGCAGAAATATATAAAAACATGGAAAAATATGGAGCCACTTATGATTGCAGTTTTAAAATCTTTAACTCCTGAGGATATTGAAACGAATTTTATGGATGACAGGAATGAGTTTATAAATTATGAGGAAAATACAGATTTGGTTGTGATTTCTGTGGAAACTTATACTGCCAAAAGAGCTTACGAAATAGCAAAAAAATTTCAGAAAAGAGGGATAAAGGTACTTGCAGGGGGGTATCATCCAACTGTAGAGCCTGACGAGTGTCTGGAACATTTTGATTCGATTATTTTGGGAAATGCGGAAAGCGTGTGGACAAAGATGTTGAACGATTTGAGCAAGAATAAGCTGGAAAAACGGTATTATGGTGTAACTACGTCTTTTGCAATGCCTGACAGGAGTATTTACAAAGATAGGAAATATTCACCGCTTGCACTGATTGAAACAGGGCGTGGGTGTAATTTTGGGTGTGATTTCTGTGCGATTCATTCCTATTATAAGAAAAAGTATTTTAGGCGTCCTATTGAGGAAATTGTGCAGGATATAAAAAATTCTGGGAAGAAGTATGTTTTTTTTATTGATGATAATTTTGTGGCGGATCATAAACATGCAATTGAGATTTGCAAAGCGATTGCTCCATTAAATATAAAATGGGTAACGCAAGGAGCTATTACCATTGCGAAAAATGATGAATTGCTTTACTGGATGAAAAAAAGCGGATGTAAAATGATTTTGATTGGGTACGAGTCGATGAATCCAAATATTTTAAAGGATATGGGGAAAGGCTGGAGAAGTGGCGTTGGGGAAATAAATGAACTGACGGAAAAAATTCATAGTTATGGAATCGGAATTTATGCTACTTTTGTATTCGGTTATGGAAATGATACGAAGGAAACTTTTGATGAAACGGTAAAATTTGCCAAAAAACATGGATTTTACTTTGCGGCCTTTAACCATCTCGTACCATTCCCAAAAACAGGCGTTTACAGAAAATTAAGAGAAGAAAAGCGGCTTCTTAGTGAAAAATGGTGGCTAGATGAAAATTATCCTTATGGACGGATTTCCTTTCTTCCAACCGATCAAACTCCCGATGAACTTTCCAAAAAATGTGCCAATGCAAGAAAAAGTTTTTTTGGATGGGCTTCAATATTTAAAAGGGGATTTATGCAGCTAAAACGAAACCATGATTTGGGAATGTTTGCAATATTTTTTGCACAAAACTTTAATTTAAAAAAAGAAGTTATGGGAAAATATGATTTGCCGTATGCACAAAACTTGGATGAAGCTCCAAAATAA